In Saccharicrinis fermentans DSM 9555 = JCM 21142, a genomic segment contains:
- a CDS encoding sulfatase family protein, giving the protein MSKVIILLSIVGLLIPDLFLSSCIHVDKKQGKDIQLKAKPNVILFVSDDHGKDALGCYGNSVIQTPNLDQLASEGMLFNNAYCTSASCAASRSVILTGKYGHATGSYGHVHDYHHFSTFGDVKSLPVLMENEGYHTARIGKYHVAPESVYHFQEVLEADPRNTVQMAEQCEKVLNADSPFFLYFCTDDPHRGYPFKPERWDLPNSFGNKEEGYAGVETKVYDPKDVIVPEFLPDTKQSREEIAQYYQSISRIDQGFGKLMSMLKEAGKWDNTIVIYISDNGMAFPGAKTTVYEPGIQLPCIIKDPFSKLVGGENDAMISWVDLAPSILDMVGITYNIEDFHGKSFKNVVEKGETEGWNQIFASHTFHEITMYYPMRVVRFNNYKLIWNIASRIEYPFASDLWASSTWQGVYRSKSEYYGNRKMKDYLYRPEFELYDLSVDPWEVDNLATKRKCHDILASMKYKLKAFQRETNDPWIIMWDHDSSMQGTGVNL; this is encoded by the coding sequence ATGAGTAAAGTAATAATTCTACTATCCATTGTTGGCTTACTAATACCAGATTTATTTTTATCTTCTTGTATACATGTCGATAAAAAGCAGGGAAAAGATATTCAATTAAAGGCAAAACCCAATGTGATACTGTTTGTATCTGATGATCACGGAAAGGATGCTTTAGGGTGTTATGGAAATTCTGTGATCCAAACACCCAATCTTGACCAGTTGGCTTCTGAGGGTATGTTGTTTAATAATGCTTATTGTACGAGTGCTAGTTGTGCTGCCAGTCGTTCTGTTATATTAACAGGGAAATATGGGCATGCGACGGGTTCGTATGGTCATGTGCATGATTATCATCATTTTAGTACTTTTGGTGACGTAAAGTCGTTGCCTGTATTAATGGAAAATGAGGGCTACCATACAGCCAGGATAGGAAAGTATCATGTGGCGCCGGAATCGGTCTATCATTTTCAGGAGGTATTAGAAGCAGATCCTCGTAATACAGTTCAAATGGCTGAGCAATGTGAGAAGGTTTTAAATGCAGATAGTCCCTTCTTTCTATATTTTTGTACGGATGATCCACATCGAGGATATCCCTTTAAGCCGGAAAGATGGGACTTACCGAATAGTTTTGGAAATAAAGAAGAAGGTTATGCTGGTGTTGAAACGAAAGTATACGATCCTAAAGATGTAATTGTACCTGAATTCTTGCCGGATACAAAACAGAGTAGAGAAGAGATAGCACAGTATTACCAAAGTATTTCCCGTATTGACCAGGGCTTTGGTAAGTTGATGTCTATGTTGAAAGAAGCCGGTAAGTGGGATAATACGATTGTAATTTATATTTCAGATAACGGCATGGCCTTTCCCGGAGCTAAAACAACCGTATATGAGCCAGGTATTCAGTTGCCATGCATTATAAAGGATCCATTTAGCAAGTTAGTAGGAGGGGAGAATGATGCAATGATATCATGGGTAGATTTAGCGCCTTCTATTTTAGATATGGTAGGAATCACCTATAATATAGAGGATTTTCATGGGAAATCATTTAAAAATGTAGTTGAAAAGGGTGAAACCGAAGGATGGAACCAAATTTTTGCTTCTCATACTTTTCATGAAATTACGATGTATTACCCAATGCGTGTGGTTAGATTCAATAATTATAAATTGATCTGGAATATAGCAAGCCGCATAGAGTATCCCTTTGCTTCAGATCTCTGGGCTTCTTCAACATGGCAAGGGGTTTATCGAAGTAAAAGTGAATATTATGGAAATAGAAAGATGAAAGATTATTTGTATCGCCCGGAATTTGAACTCTATGATTTGTCGGTAGATCCTTGGGAAGTTGATAATTTAGCTACAAAAAGAAAATGCCATGATATATTGGCGTCGATGAAGTATAAGTTAAAGGCCTTTCAGCGAGAGACCAATGATCCTTGGA
- a CDS encoding CPCC family cysteine-rich protein, which translates to MKKIALNEYCPCCGYNSFDPEKRLELEICQICYWEDDPLQFNDPKLEYSCNLVSLEQAQKNFDEIGVSFHDMKMYCRKITKEDKRNPAW; encoded by the coding sequence ATGAAAAAGATAGCACTCAACGAATATTGCCCATGCTGCGGATATAATTCTTTTGATCCGGAAAAAAGACTAGAATTAGAGATATGTCAAATATGCTACTGGGAAGATGATCCCTTGCAATTTAACGATCCAAAACTAGAATACAGTTGCAATTTAGTGTCACTGGAGCAAGCTCAAAAAAATTTTGACGAAATTGGTGTTAGCTTTCATGATATGAAAATGTATTGTCGAAAAATCACAAAGGAAGATAAAAGAAATCCAGCGTGGTAA
- a CDS encoding DUF4395 domain-containing protein, producing MSIFSFGEYIEGRSFKVLNERVVRGNSGIMLLLGFFAFVNAFVIKNYTVLPYISGFLLFNFLVAILINPKFAPTVFISWLLVRKQSPLYIGAVQKRFAWSLGSALSGAIFILSFYLLHDVQYFQPICIMCLICLALMFLETAFGICIGCKLYYLTLKTGLLKTPEEKPNCIGDSCSIGE from the coding sequence ATGTCTATATTTAGTTTTGGGGAATATATTGAAGGAAGAAGTTTTAAAGTATTAAATGAAAGAGTAGTACGAGGCAACTCCGGCATCATGCTTTTGCTAGGATTTTTTGCATTCGTTAACGCTTTCGTGATTAAAAACTATACTGTTCTTCCCTATATATCAGGTTTCTTACTATTTAATTTTTTAGTAGCCATATTGATTAACCCTAAATTTGCACCTACTGTATTTATATCATGGCTTTTAGTCCGTAAACAAAGCCCCCTATATATTGGAGCTGTACAAAAGCGTTTTGCCTGGAGTTTAGGAAGTGCCTTATCTGGTGCTATATTTATCCTTTCTTTTTACTTACTACACGACGTACAATACTTTCAACCCATTTGTATCATGTGCTTGATTTGTTTGGCACTTATGTTTTTAGAAACGGCATTTGGTATTTGTATTGGTTGTAAATTATACTATCTCACTCTTAAAACGGGTTTATTAAAAACTCCGGAAGAAAAACCTAACTGCATAGGTGATTCCTGCAGCATTGGTGAGTAA
- a CDS encoding S41 family peptidase, translating into MKNIVLLGVLLFFTVAATGQINAKLMRYMDVSDTQIVFVYGGDIWIVDKEGGTANQITHSPGEESWPKFSPNGQEIAYTAMYNGNADVFVVSVKGGIPTRVTYNSFSDRLVDWHPNGRELLFASGRHSGIGRLHKFFLVGKNGGMAKELKIPYGELATFSADGKKLAYITKITENYPFKRYRGGLTSDIIVYDFNTNQTQRVTTDEANDGKPAWVGDKIYFLSDRGAHMRLNIWEYNPITKTKTQVTDYQDFDISFLSGNTTELVYEMGGDLFVMNTNSKKTTKVDVNVVSDLSVEIPKIKNVGGSISDASPSPQGNRVVFEARGELFNVPVKEGFTLNLTQSSGAFDQSPSWSPDGTTIAYWSDKSGEYEIWLQDSQSQKQATKLSKRGKGFGYQLNWSPDSKKIAFMDETNTIYLVEVATGEIKTLTKSLWNIGHGSRFYYPISWSPDSQWLTYSIDQENANGAIMVYNVNTQMQYQLTGGFYNDGYPVFSDDGKYIFYLTNRHMSAAYSSLGDGTWIYPNSTQIAAIALTADTPVLFETKNDTIVVKKEAGDQKKDAKAQKAGDKQKKKADKKTTKDKVVKVDIDFTYIESRAQILSPKAGNIVGLIPLKDQLVYMRRPNTGSGDKGNSLYVLDLKKDEEKKIMDNVSFVEPTTDGKSLLVKVKGKYGLIKPAAGQKLEKPIPTADMTMNWVPKEEWKQIFMDTWRRHRDFFYDPNMQGVNWNAMRDRYFKMVEDARTRWDINNIQSSLVSELSAGHTYSSGGEMERAPSLGGGFLGIDWEQEGKLFKIKRIVKPADWDTQVRSPFDKPGVEVKSGDYIHAVNGITLQPVLDPYAAFEGLSGKTVLLKILSNGKMDEAKDVVVKCLSAAQERTLRYLEWIENNRKMVDKLSDGQLGYIYMSNTSSQGQMELVRMYYGQLDKKGFIIDERFNGGGQLADRFLELLQRPVNCHLHWRHGKDHRSPVKTNTGPMGMLINGWAGSGGDGLPWAFQELKAGPIVGERTLGILVGPATGHRLIDGGSITVPGARLYDNDGHWFWEGEGVRPDFKIWDDPNILMQGRDPQMEKVVEEVLKEVKQNKHLITPAPPLEDRSAKGLQYQ; encoded by the coding sequence ATGAAAAATATTGTATTGTTAGGTGTGTTGTTATTTTTTACAGTAGCAGCAACAGGCCAGATTAATGCTAAGCTGATGCGTTATATGGATGTGTCAGATACGCAGATTGTTTTTGTTTATGGAGGTGATATTTGGATTGTGGATAAAGAAGGCGGCACGGCCAATCAGATTACCCATTCTCCCGGGGAAGAATCCTGGCCAAAATTTTCTCCCAATGGACAAGAAATTGCGTATACGGCGATGTATAATGGTAATGCTGATGTTTTTGTAGTATCCGTAAAAGGAGGTATTCCTACCAGAGTAACCTATAACTCTTTTTCTGATAGACTGGTGGATTGGCATCCCAATGGAAGAGAACTGCTGTTTGCCTCGGGCAGACATTCGGGTATTGGAAGACTTCATAAGTTTTTTTTGGTTGGTAAAAATGGAGGAATGGCCAAAGAGTTAAAAATACCTTACGGAGAACTGGCGACTTTTTCGGCGGATGGGAAGAAGCTGGCTTATATTACTAAAATAACAGAAAATTATCCTTTCAAACGATATCGGGGGGGACTCACTTCTGACATTATTGTTTATGATTTTAATACTAATCAAACACAACGAGTTACTACTGATGAGGCCAATGATGGTAAACCCGCTTGGGTGGGGGATAAAATCTACTTTTTGTCAGATAGGGGAGCGCATATGCGTTTGAATATTTGGGAATATAATCCCATCACAAAAACAAAGACGCAGGTGACCGATTACCAGGATTTTGATATCTCCTTTTTGTCAGGTAATACAACAGAATTAGTATATGAAATGGGAGGTGATCTTTTTGTAATGAATACAAATAGCAAAAAAACTACAAAAGTAGATGTGAATGTGGTGAGCGATTTGTCTGTTGAAATTCCTAAGATAAAAAATGTGGGAGGTAGTATAAGCGACGCATCTCCATCGCCTCAGGGTAATAGAGTTGTGTTTGAAGCCAGAGGTGAACTATTTAATGTTCCCGTAAAAGAAGGATTTACCCTTAACTTAACCCAGTCCAGTGGAGCTTTCGATCAAAGTCCGTCGTGGTCACCTGATGGAACTACTATTGCTTATTGGAGTGATAAGTCTGGCGAATATGAAATTTGGCTGCAGGACAGCCAAAGTCAAAAGCAAGCCACAAAACTTAGCAAAAGAGGAAAGGGGTTTGGGTATCAGCTAAATTGGTCCCCAGATAGTAAAAAGATCGCCTTTATGGATGAGACGAATACTATTTATTTAGTTGAGGTTGCCACTGGTGAAATAAAAACCCTGACTAAGTCTTTGTGGAATATAGGACATGGATCACGGTTTTATTATCCAATATCATGGTCGCCAGATTCTCAATGGCTTACTTATAGTATAGATCAGGAGAATGCCAATGGTGCGATCATGGTTTATAATGTAAACACACAGATGCAGTATCAGCTAACAGGAGGTTTTTACAACGATGGTTATCCTGTTTTTAGTGATGATGGAAAATATATTTTTTATCTGACTAATCGACATATGAGTGCGGCTTACTCTTCTTTGGGAGATGGGACTTGGATTTATCCCAATTCAACACAAATAGCAGCGATTGCTTTAACAGCGGATACACCGGTGTTGTTTGAAACAAAGAATGATACCATCGTAGTGAAAAAGGAAGCAGGAGATCAAAAGAAGGATGCAAAGGCTCAGAAAGCAGGAGATAAACAAAAGAAGAAAGCAGATAAGAAAACCACCAAAGATAAAGTTGTAAAGGTAGATATTGACTTTACTTATATTGAGTCGCGTGCTCAGATTCTTTCGCCAAAAGCTGGTAATATTGTAGGTTTAATACCGTTGAAGGATCAGCTGGTTTATATGCGAAGACCCAATACCGGGTCGGGAGATAAGGGTAACTCGCTTTATGTGCTGGACTTGAAAAAAGACGAAGAGAAAAAGATAATGGATAATGTGAGTTTTGTGGAGCCAACAACGGATGGTAAATCTTTATTGGTAAAAGTGAAGGGTAAGTATGGTTTGATAAAGCCTGCAGCCGGGCAAAAATTAGAAAAGCCGATACCTACTGCTGATATGACCATGAATTGGGTTCCTAAGGAGGAATGGAAACAAATATTTATGGATACATGGCGTCGGCACAGAGACTTTTTTTATGATCCTAATATGCAAGGTGTAAATTGGAATGCCATGCGCGACCGTTATTTTAAGATGGTTGAAGATGCTCGTACTCGCTGGGATATCAATAATATACAGTCTAGCTTGGTGTCTGAGCTTAGCGCTGGTCATACCTATTCCAGTGGTGGAGAAATGGAGAGAGCTCCTTCTTTAGGAGGCGGTTTTTTAGGTATCGATTGGGAGCAGGAAGGAAAACTATTTAAGATAAAACGGATTGTGAAACCCGCAGATTGGGATACTCAGGTTCGTTCTCCCTTCGATAAGCCTGGTGTTGAGGTGAAAAGTGGTGATTATATTCATGCTGTTAATGGTATAACCTTACAGCCTGTGCTAGATCCCTATGCAGCCTTTGAAGGTTTGAGTGGAAAAACGGTCTTGTTGAAGATCTTATCCAATGGTAAAATGGATGAGGCAAAGGATGTGGTTGTTAAATGTTTGTCCGCGGCACAGGAGCGTACTTTGCGTTATTTAGAGTGGATAGAGAATAATCGAAAAATGGTAGATAAGTTATCCGATGGACAATTGGGCTATATTTATATGTCTAATACCTCAAGTCAGGGACAGATGGAATTGGTGCGTATGTATTATGGTCAGCTCGATAAAAAAGGATTTATCATTGATGAGCGTTTTAATGGAGGAGGCCAGTTGGCAGATCGTTTTCTGGAGCTATTACAACGTCCTGTTAATTGCCACCTTCATTGGCGACATGGTAAAGATCACCGAAGCCCTGTTAAAACCAATACAGGCCCTATGGGAATGTTAATTAATGGATGGGCTGGGTCTGGAGGAGATGGACTTCCTTGGGCTTTTCAAGAGTTAAAGGCTGGGCCTATCGTTGGAGAACGTACTTTGGGTATATTGGTAGGACCAGCCACCGGACATCGATTAATAGATGGTGGTTCAATTACCGTTCCGGGTGCCAGACTTTATGATAATGATGGGCATTGGTTTTGGGAAGGGGAAGGCGTAAGGCCCGACTTTAAAATATGGGATGACCCAAACATTTTGATGCAAGGGCGTGATCCACAGATGGAAAAGGTCGTGGAAGAGGTGCTGAAAGAGGTGAAACAAAATAAACATCTGATTACGCCAGCTCCTCCATTAGAGGACAGAAGTGCTAAAGGTTTGCAGTATCAATAA
- the odhB gene encoding 2-oxoglutarate dehydrogenase complex dihydrolipoyllysine-residue succinyltransferase yields the protein MIIEIKVPSPGESITEVEIASWLVSDGDVVSKDQELAEIESDKATLTLNADKGGKIKILVDAEQTVAVGEIACTIDTSVAPVESAETSAASAEPVPAVEAKAPESKIEEKKAVSEAYSKVKISPVAQKLMEEEGWTVEDVIKGLHRISKKEIGVLKEHGLAEDSSSVPQGLAMQPKERELDRKKMSSLRKKLSARLVAVKQDTAMLTTFNEVDMSHIMAIRKKYQSLFVEKHGVKLGFMSFFIKASALAMQKHPMVNAMIDGDEIVTPNYVDVSVAVQTPKGLMVPVIRNTESLSLAQIEETLKQLAVKARTGKISLGEMTGGTFTVTNGGVFGSMLSTPLINPPQSAILGMHNIVERPMAVNGKVEIRPIMYTALSYDHRIIDGKDSVGFLVTLKKMLENPELMLSGGNELEKMVLDL from the coding sequence ATGATTATCGAAATAAAAGTCCCTTCTCCGGGGGAATCTATTACCGAAGTAGAAATAGCCAGTTGGTTGGTGAGTGATGGCGATGTGGTAAGTAAAGACCAGGAATTGGCAGAAATAGAATCAGATAAAGCTACACTTACTTTAAATGCAGATAAGGGTGGTAAAATTAAAATATTGGTAGACGCTGAGCAAACAGTGGCTGTAGGAGAGATTGCTTGTACCATAGACACCTCCGTTGCTCCTGTTGAAAGCGCCGAAACCTCGGCAGCTTCAGCTGAGCCAGTGCCTGCTGTAGAAGCAAAGGCTCCAGAATCGAAAATAGAGGAGAAGAAAGCTGTCTCAGAAGCGTATTCAAAAGTTAAAATAAGCCCTGTGGCACAAAAGCTCATGGAAGAAGAAGGGTGGACAGTGGAGGATGTGATCAAGGGATTACATCGTATATCTAAAAAGGAAATAGGAGTACTAAAAGAGCACGGGTTGGCTGAGGACTCGTCTTCTGTGCCCCAAGGGTTGGCTATGCAGCCCAAGGAGCGAGAGCTGGATCGTAAAAAGATGAGTTCCTTACGTAAAAAACTGAGTGCTCGTTTGGTAGCTGTTAAGCAAGATACAGCTATGCTTACTACTTTTAATGAGGTGGATATGAGCCATATTATGGCTATACGTAAAAAGTATCAGAGCCTGTTTGTGGAGAAGCATGGGGTGAAACTTGGGTTTATGTCGTTTTTTATTAAAGCTTCTGCCTTGGCCATGCAAAAGCATCCTATGGTGAATGCCATGATTGATGGAGATGAGATTGTAACGCCTAACTATGTGGATGTTTCCGTAGCAGTGCAAACACCCAAAGGGTTGATGGTGCCAGTTATCAGAAACACAGAATCTTTGAGCCTGGCGCAAATAGAAGAAACATTAAAGCAGCTGGCAGTTAAGGCTAGAACGGGAAAAATAAGTTTGGGAGAAATGACCGGAGGTACCTTTACAGTGACCAACGGAGGAGTGTTTGGCTCTATGCTTTCTACTCCTTTGATTAACCCGCCACAATCGGCCATATTGGGAATGCATAATATTGTTGAACGTCCTATGGCAGTGAATGGAAAGGTAGAAATAAGACCCATCATGTATACTGCCCTGTCCTATGATCATCGTATTATTGATGGTAAAGATTCCGTAGGATTTTTAGTGACTTTAAAGAAAATGCTTGAGAATCCTGAACTCATGTTGTCAGGAGGTAATGAGTTGGAAAAGATGGTGTTAGACTTGTGA
- a CDS encoding 2-oxoglutarate dehydrogenase E1 component, which translates to MEEFSFVGNSEIETIEELYQNYLSNPESVDKSFRLFFKGFEFARKNYDSPSSGGMVSKEFNVANLIHGYRQRGHLFTKTNPVRARRQYFPSLDIENFGLEKADLEKEFEAGSKLGIGKAKLKTIIEHLQATYCESIGVEYLYIRHPEVIEWLMHKMESTRNTPHYSVEKKKSIYDQLNVAAGFEGFIHKKFVGQKRFSIEGSEVIIPGLHALIRKGAELGVKEVMIGMAHRGRLSVLANILKKPYENIFKEFVGDEYAEGISLGDVKYHLGYQNDIVTEDGKKVRVNLAPNPSHLEAVGPVIEGITRSIINNKYNKDFNKAIPILIHGDAAIAGQGVVYEVVQMSQLKGYKTGGTIHIVINNQVGFTTNYLDARSSTYCTDVGKVTRSPVFHVNGDDAEAMVYALELAVEFRQKFNADVFIDVLSYRKYGHNEGDEPRFTQPTLYKAIAKHPNPRDVYGEKLLNQKVYSTKELKALQDGFNVYLEKQLEDSQHIDKVVIQRFLEDYWKGFRYAEPKDFVTAIETGVEKSKLLELSEKLTDLPDDLPFFRKVRKIMDDRKKMVKEDRLDWAMGEQLAYATLVTEGHQVRLSGQDSIRGTFAHRHAGLTVEDSEKLYFPLKHLSENQARFNVYNSHLSEYGVMGFDYGYALATPNGLTIWEAQFGDFYNVAQVIIDQYISSAEEKWGLMNGLVLYLPHGFEGQGPEHSSARIERFLSLAANNNMQVVNCTTPANFFHVLRRQVLRDIRLPLIVFTPKSLLRHSKCVSKMDELATGKFEEVIDDHNVDTENVRRVVFCTGKIYYDLLARKEELDATDVAIVRIEQMHPFPADQLQIVLDRYQNALLHLWVQEEPENMGAWKYIRGMFKGVSLVPVARLASGSPATGLNGLHMVGQKEIIDKIFKKCHCDLKNKYCGLQCVEGKDRKEILKQHKYFSEKPRFSI; encoded by the coding sequence ATGGAAGAATTTTCATTTGTGGGAAACAGCGAGATAGAGACAATAGAAGAGCTGTACCAAAATTATTTAAGCAACCCGGAGTCTGTGGACAAAAGTTTCAGGCTATTTTTTAAGGGCTTTGAATTTGCCCGAAAAAATTATGACTCACCATCTTCCGGAGGAATGGTTAGTAAAGAATTTAATGTGGCCAACCTCATTCATGGGTATAGGCAAAGAGGACATTTATTTACAAAAACAAATCCGGTTCGCGCACGGCGGCAGTATTTTCCTTCTCTGGATATCGAGAATTTTGGTTTGGAAAAAGCTGATCTGGAAAAGGAATTTGAGGCAGGTTCTAAATTGGGAATAGGGAAAGCAAAACTGAAGACCATTATTGAACACTTGCAAGCAACCTATTGCGAATCGATTGGTGTGGAGTATTTGTATATTCGTCATCCTGAGGTGATAGAGTGGTTGATGCATAAAATGGAATCAACCCGCAATACACCTCATTACTCCGTTGAAAAGAAAAAGAGTATTTATGACCAACTAAATGTTGCAGCTGGTTTTGAAGGTTTTATCCATAAAAAGTTTGTGGGGCAAAAAAGGTTTTCCATTGAAGGGAGTGAGGTGATTATTCCGGGATTACATGCCTTGATACGTAAAGGTGCTGAGCTGGGAGTGAAAGAAGTCATGATAGGTATGGCACATCGCGGACGACTCAGTGTCTTGGCGAATATCCTTAAAAAACCTTACGAAAATATTTTTAAAGAATTTGTGGGGGATGAATATGCCGAGGGAATCTCTTTGGGAGATGTGAAGTATCATTTGGGCTACCAAAATGATATTGTTACAGAGGATGGTAAAAAGGTAAGGGTGAATCTAGCTCCTAACCCTTCTCACCTGGAGGCAGTTGGTCCTGTTATTGAGGGTATTACACGTTCCATTATTAATAACAAATATAATAAGGACTTTAATAAAGCAATCCCAATTCTTATTCATGGTGATGCCGCCATTGCAGGTCAGGGTGTTGTTTATGAGGTGGTTCAGATGAGTCAGCTCAAAGGTTATAAAACCGGTGGAACCATTCACATTGTCATTAATAATCAGGTGGGATTTACCACCAATTATCTGGATGCACGTTCAAGTACCTATTGTACTGATGTGGGCAAGGTAACACGCAGTCCTGTTTTCCATGTAAATGGTGATGATGCCGAGGCCATGGTGTATGCGTTGGAGCTGGCTGTTGAATTTCGTCAGAAATTTAACGCAGATGTGTTTATTGATGTGTTGTCGTATCGTAAATACGGTCATAACGAGGGAGATGAACCTCGATTTACGCAGCCTACCTTGTATAAAGCTATCGCCAAACACCCTAACCCCAGAGATGTGTATGGAGAGAAATTGTTGAATCAGAAGGTGTATTCCACGAAGGAGTTAAAAGCTTTGCAAGATGGTTTTAATGTATATCTGGAAAAACAATTAGAGGACTCGCAACATATTGATAAGGTGGTTATACAGAGGTTTCTGGAGGACTATTGGAAGGGCTTTAGGTATGCTGAACCCAAGGACTTCGTTACAGCTATAGAAACGGGTGTTGAGAAAAGTAAATTATTGGAATTGAGTGAAAAATTAACCGATCTTCCTGATGATCTACCTTTTTTCAGGAAAGTGCGTAAGATTATGGACGACCGCAAAAAAATGGTGAAAGAAGATCGGTTGGATTGGGCCATGGGAGAACAGCTGGCTTATGCCACACTGGTTACCGAAGGGCATCAGGTGCGTTTAAGTGGCCAAGATTCTATTAGAGGTACTTTTGCACATAGACATGCCGGATTAACTGTTGAGGATTCAGAAAAGCTATATTTTCCATTAAAACACTTGTCTGAGAATCAGGCTCGTTTTAATGTGTATAACTCTCACCTTTCAGAGTATGGTGTGATGGGATTTGACTATGGTTATGCCTTGGCAACTCCCAATGGATTAACAATTTGGGAAGCTCAATTTGGAGATTTCTACAATGTGGCACAGGTTATTATAGATCAGTATATCAGCTCGGCAGAAGAGAAGTGGGGCTTGATGAATGGACTCGTCTTGTATCTACCTCATGGCTTTGAAGGACAAGGTCCAGAGCATTCCAGTGCCCGTATTGAACGTTTTTTATCTTTGGCTGCCAATAATAATATGCAGGTGGTTAACTGTACGACACCAGCTAACTTTTTTCATGTTTTACGACGTCAGGTTCTGAGGGATATTCGTTTGCCCTTGATTGTTTTTACACCGAAGAGTCTTTTGCGTCATTCAAAATGTGTTTCGAAGATGGACGAACTGGCTACGGGAAAATTTGAAGAGGTTATTGATGATCACAATGTTGATACGGAAAACGTTCGTAGGGTTGTTTTTTGTACTGGAAAAATTTATTACGATTTATTAGCACGTAAAGAAGAACTTGATGCAACTGATGTTGCGATCGTTCGGATTGAACAAATGCACCCCTTCCCGGCTGATCAACTGCAAATTGTTTTGGACAGGTATCAGAATGCGCTCTTGCACCTCTGGGTGCAGGAAGAACCTGAAAATATGGGCGCATGGAAGTATATCCGAGGTATGTTTAAGGGGGTTAGTCTGGTGCCGGTTGCTCGTTTGGCAAGTGGTAGTCCTGCTACCGGACTGAATGGCTTACATATGGTTGGACAGAAGGAAATAATTGATAAGATATTTAAAAAGTGCCACTGCGATCTTAAAAATAAATACTGCGGATTACAGTGTGTAGAAGGTAAAGACCGGAAAGAAATATTGAAACAGCATAAGTATTTTTCTGAAAAACCTAGATTTTCAATTTAA